In the genome of Meles meles chromosome 4, mMelMel3.1 paternal haplotype, whole genome shotgun sequence, one region contains:
- the LOC123940298 gene encoding malate dehydrogenase, mitochondrial-like, translating to MTRDDLFNTNASIVATLTTACAQHCPEAMICVISNPVNSAIPIATGVFKKHGAYNPNKIFGVTTLDIVRANTFIAELKGLDPARVNVPATGGHAGKTIIPLISQCTPKVDLPQDQLTAVTGRIQEAGTEVVKAKAGAGSATLSMAYAGARFVFSLVNAMNAKECVVECPFVKSQEADCGYFSTPLLLGKKGIEKNLGIGKISPFEEKMIAEAIPELKASIKKGEEFVKNMK from the coding sequence ATGACCCGGGATGACCTGTTCAACACCAATGCCTCCATCGTGGCCACCCTGACCACGGCCTGTGCCCAGCATTGCCCCGAGGCCATGATCTGCGTCATTTCAAATCCGGTGAACTCCGCCATTCCAATCGCAACGGGAGTTTTCAAGAAACACGGGGCATACAATCCCAATAAAATCTTCGGGGTGACGACCCTGGACATCGTCAGAGCCAACACATTCATTGCGGAACTGAAGGGCTTGGATCCTGCTCGAGTCAATGTTCCCGCCACTGGCGGCCATGCCGGGAAGACCATCATCCCCCTGATCTCGCAGTGCACTCCCAAGGTGGACCTTCCCCAGGACCAGCTGACAGCCGTCACTGGGCGGATCCAGGAGGCTGGCACGGAGGTGGTGAAGGCCAAAGCTGGAGCAGGCTCGGCCACACTGTCCATGGCGTATGCCGGAGCGCGGTTTGTCTTCTCCCTGGTGAATGCGATGAACGCAAAGGAATGCGTCGTCGAGTGTCCCTTCGTGAAGTCCCAGGAAGCAGACTGCGGCTACTTCTCCACCCCGTTACTGCTGGGGAAAAAGGGCATCGAGAAGAATCTGGGCATCGGCAAGATCTCCCCTTTCGAAGAGAAGATGATAGCAGAAGCCATCCCCGAGCTGAAGGCCTCCATCAAGAAGGGCGAGGAGTTCGTGAAGAACATGAAATGA